One stretch of Excalfactoria chinensis isolate bCotChi1 chromosome 2, bCotChi1.hap2, whole genome shotgun sequence DNA includes these proteins:
- the GLIPR2 gene encoding Golgi-associated plant pathogenesis-related protein 1: protein MGKSASKQFAEEVLKAHNDYRKKHGVPPLKLCKKLNRGAQQYAEELAASRVLKHSSESANGKCGENLAWASYDQPGKDVADRWYSEIKNYSFQNPGFSSGTGHFTAMVWKNTKRMGVGKASASDGSTFVVARYDPAGNVVNPGYYEENVLPPRK from the exons CTTCCAAACAATTTGCTGAAGAGGTCTTGAAAGCACACAATGACTACAGGAAGAAACACGGAGTCCCCCCATTAAAACTCTGCAAGAAGTTAAACAGAGGAGCCCAACA GTATGCAGAAGAACTGGCGGCCTCGAGGGTCctcaaacacagctctgagtcTGCTAATGGAAAATGTGGAGAAAACTTGGCCTGGGCATCCTATGATCAACCAG gaAAGGACGTTGCTGATAGATGGTACAGCGAAATAAAGAATTACAGCTTTCAAAACCCAGGGTTTTCTTCAGGGACAG GTCATTTCACAGCAATGGTTTGGAAGAACACAAAGAGAATGGGAGTTGGAAAAGCGTCTGCTAGTGATGGTTCTACATTTGTGGTAGCTAGGTACGATCCAGCTGGAAATGTAGTAAATCCAGGCTACTATGAAGAAAACGTCCTTCCTCCAAGAAAATAA